From the genome of Desulfobacterales bacterium:
ATGTTTAAATAGAGGTTAGACCACAGGCCAAATAATTACAGGTTGCACCCTTGGTTTTTCCAGCTTAGGCAATGCGTTAAATCTTGTAATCAGGTCAGGAAAACTCAACGATTCATTGAATCGTCTTACAAAATTTTTTAAGGATTTTATGTATCAAGTTTATGTAATATCAATTTCCGCCTGAAAAAAGGAGAAACATTTGAATGCAGTTATCGTCGCACGACTTATTACTGATTGAAAGAGAGGTAAAACGTCGTAAAATTTGGAAGTGGATACGGTGGCCTATTGGAGCTCTTCTGATGTTAGGTATTATTTACAATACTATAAATTCCCCCTGCCCTAATCCTGGTTCCGCAGGACTTATTATAGTAGTTTGGGGGCTAATTTTGCGTTGGGGAGTCTCTCCAGAATTATTGGAAATTCTCCAACGCATTAAAGCTGATGAGGAAAAATCAAAGATAGATACTTAATTATGGAATGAAAACTAAAGTTATGAAAATTTACCTTGAAAGCCTTGGCTGTGTTCGAAATCTTGTTGATAGCGAAATCATGATTGAAAAACTTTCAAAAGATGGATGGATACTCACTGAAGAACCAGACAAGGCTGAAATCATTATTGTAAACACATGTTCCTTTATAAAAGCAGCAATAAACGAATCAATTGCAACTATTTTGCAGCTCGCTGAGTATAAAAAAAAAGGAAATTGTAAAACCCTTATAGTTACAGGATGTATGCCTGAGCGGTTTAAAGATGAAATAGCATCCAGTATGCCAGAAGTTGATTTGTTTTTAGGCACAGGCAATTTTGAACAGATTGCTGAATTTGTCCAATATAATATAGTTAAGGCGAATTGTATTTTATCTGACCCAAACAAACGGGAGCTTCAAACCTATAAAAATCCAGGAATTCCTACCTTTAAGAATATTGCTTATTTAAAAATAGCAGAAGGATGCAGTAAACACTGCACCTTTTGCATTATACCAAAACTTAGGGGAAAACATAGGAGTAGGCCTGTTGAAGATATAACGACTCACGCTGAATATCTAATATCTTTAGGCATAAAAGAATTAATATTAGTAGCCCAAGATACAACATTCTATGGGAAAGACTTAAATAATGATGAATCTGCTATAGAAAGATTAATTGATAATATTTCAAAAATTTCAAATAATACCTGGATTCGTTTTCTTTATGGACATCCCCAGAGTATAACAGATGGATTTATAAAAAAAATTGCCGAAACAAATAATGTTTGCAAATATTTTGATATTCCGATTCAGCATGTAAGCAAAAACGTATTAAAAAAAATGGGACGAAATTATGATGAAGAACAACTTAACGAGCTTTTTTATAAAATTCGCTCGACAGTTCCTGAAGCTGTGATTAGAACTACCGTAATAACTGGATTTCCAGGAGAAACAGAAAAAGATTTTGAAGATTTGTTGGGCTTTATAAAAAAAATAAAATTCGACCATTTAGGAGCTTTTGTTTATTCTGACTTCGATGATTTACCATCCCATAATCTACCAGACCATGTTCCTAATAAAATAGCTAAAAAACGCCGCAATAAAATAATGTCAACTCAAGCGAAAATATCACGGCAAAATAACGAAAAATACAAAAACAAAATTTTAAAAGTCCTTATTGAAAATAACCCTGAAAATGGTCTTTACGAAGGTAGAACTGTATTTCAAGCTCCAGAAGTTGATGGTATAACTTATATAAAATCAAAAAACCTTAACATTGGAGATTTTGCCGATATTAAAATTATTGATACTCTTGAATACGACTTAATTGGAGAAGCAATATGGCATCATTAAAGCAAAAAATTTTAGAAGAAGCTCAAAACGATCTAATTGAAATTGAAAAAGAACTTATTGACAATTTAGACCCTTATCTTGATGTAGTAAAAGATATTGCTAAACATATATTATTCAGTGGGGGTAAAAGATTAAGACCTCTTTTATTTGTTCTTTGGGCAAAAATTTGTAATTATAACGGTAATATCGACAAAAAAGTATCCGTTATATTTGAATATCTTCATGCTGCAAGTCTTCTCCATGACGACCTTGTAGATGGCGCAGAAATGAGAAGAAAAAAGAAAGTTGCAAATTTAATGTGGAATAACTCCGCCGCAGTTCTTGTTGGGGATTTTCTCCTTGCTAAAGCCCTTAATATTGCATCGCAGACTTCTAACTTGGATATAATAAAATCCATAGCTGATTCTACAGAAATGATGACTCAAGGTGAAATACATCAGCTTTTTGCAAAAGAAAATATTAATCTAACTGAAGACGAATATATGAAAGTAATACAGAGCAAGACAGCAGTATTGATTCAAGGAGCATGCAAATCAGGCGCTATTATTGCTGGAGCGTCAAAGTCAGAACAAGAGTCAGCTTCAATTTATGGATTAAACTTAGGGGTAGCATTTCAAATTGTTGATGACCTTCTTGATTATACAGCTGATGCTGAAACCCTTGGAAAAAATATTGGAGCAGACCTTAAAGAAGGGAAACTAACTCTGCCCGTTATTTACGCTCTAAAACGTGCCGATCTTAGCGATAAAAAATTTATGGAACGCATCATTAAAAATAAAAATTTCTCTCTTGAAGAATTTAATATGTTTAAAGACTTGCTTAACAAATATAAAGGCATAGCATATTCTGAAAATGCGGCGAAACAATTCGCGTTAAATGCAAAAGAAGCTATTTCAGCTTTTAATCAATCAAAGGCGAAAAATATCCTTCTTATGCTTGGAGATTATACATTAATAAGGGAAGAATAAAAAATAATAAGGAGGCAATGTGAACCGCTATTTTACAACAAAAAATATCTTAAATTTATTTTTATCTGCTGCTATCGTATTTTTAATAACTTTTAAGGCTTCTGCTCAAGATACAAATGCATCGGCTATAATAAATGCTATTGGAAAAATAAATATCGATAACAACATTGCAGCAGCAAGAGATAAAGCTATAAATAATGGTATTGAAAAAGCTGTCACTCAAATATTAATAAAAATGCTTCCTATAGAAGTTTTAGTTAGTAATTTTAGTAATGTTTCCAAAATACTTGAAGCAAATTTATTCGATTTTATTTTAGACTATAAAATATTGGGCGAGTTTAAAACCGATAAAACCTATAGCGTAATTATCGAAGCTACCGTTGCTAAGGCTAAAATAAATCAATTACTGGAAAATTATAACATATTAATAGCAGGACAAAAACTTCCATCCATAATTATTATAGCTGGTGAACAGAGCGGTGATGAGACATCAGTAAAATTTTGTTTTCAAAATAGAGATATCCCATGCA
Proteins encoded in this window:
- the rimO gene encoding 30S ribosomal protein S12 methylthiotransferase RimO, translated to MKIYLESLGCVRNLVDSEIMIEKLSKDGWILTEEPDKAEIIIVNTCSFIKAAINESIATILQLAEYKKKGNCKTLIVTGCMPERFKDEIASSMPEVDLFLGTGNFEQIAEFVQYNIVKANCILSDPNKRELQTYKNPGIPTFKNIAYLKIAEGCSKHCTFCIIPKLRGKHRSRPVEDITTHAEYLISLGIKELILVAQDTTFYGKDLNNDESAIERLIDNISKISNNTWIRFLYGHPQSITDGFIKKIAETNNVCKYFDIPIQHVSKNVLKKMGRNYDEEQLNELFYKIRSTVPEAVIRTTVITGFPGETEKDFEDLLGFIKKIKFDHLGAFVYSDFDDLPSHNLPDHVPNKIAKKRRNKIMSTQAKISRQNNEKYKNKILKVLIENNPENGLYEGRTVFQAPEVDGITYIKSKNLNIGDFADIKIIDTLEYDLIGEAIWHH
- a CDS encoding polyprenyl synthetase family protein, with amino-acid sequence MASLKQKILEEAQNDLIEIEKELIDNLDPYLDVVKDIAKHILFSGGKRLRPLLFVLWAKICNYNGNIDKKVSVIFEYLHAASLLHDDLVDGAEMRRKKKVANLMWNNSAAVLVGDFLLAKALNIASQTSNLDIIKSIADSTEMMTQGEIHQLFAKENINLTEDEYMKVIQSKTAVLIQGACKSGAIIAGASKSEQESASIYGLNLGVAFQIVDDLLDYTADAETLGKNIGADLKEGKLTLPVIYALKRADLSDKKFMERIIKNKNFSLEEFNMFKDLLNKYKGIAYSENAAKQFALNAKEAISAFNQSKAKNILLMLGDYTLIREE